Genomic window (Temnothorax longispinosus isolate EJ_2023e chromosome 3, Tlon_JGU_v1, whole genome shotgun sequence):
CGTATGAACCCTGCCTCCTGGTCTGGCATTCTCGATTCCGGCTACCATCTTCTCCAAGAACTCACGACCACGTTGACCTCTGTTCTCTTCATTATCCATATCTTCCATTTTGATTCCTGAACCGCTTGTAAGCGCTGGGCGCAATCGCGGAACTAGATGCGGCATAGTGTCGCGCAAATAGTGATAATGTTTAGAAGCATGCTCCGTGAACAGGGCGTGCATGCTTGGACAGTGTAACGCGGCATTGAAGATTAAAACGAGTACGCTTGCATCtgttataaaaagttaaaggtattgaatacaaatttaaaatccAAGACTATTtgcatgataaaaataaatttaaaatatttacaggaCGGTTCATCCACATCTGGCTCGGGTGTGTCGAAGAAAGGATGTCGGCCAAGAAGTTGCGGTACTAGAGGTAGCGTTAAGTATGGATGTGATGCGCCCAATGCCGCTAAACAACTCCTGATACTCTCCCTGTCTTGAGGGTATCGTGTTAAATTATCTAACAAACGATTAACGCACATGTAAAGACAATTTGTGGTGGCGAGATGACTAGCAGCTAGCATAGCGTGCAAGCCTTCTCTCACTTCTCCCGAGAAATCTTCCAACGCGCCTAAAATTGTTTCCAATTGGTCCTCTCGAAGGGTTACGCTCGatgacattttctttaaagattCAATAGCTCTTATTCTAACATCCTGAATTTCGTCATTGAACATATCCACCATAAAGTCCAATGAAATTCTAGCTATACTCGGTTGCTCTAACGAAATCGTGCAGAGTGCTTCAACTGTCGCTGTTCTCAcctaaaatgaaatttatatatgatcgATATGAGAacaaaatatgagaaaaagataaatttcagttataatcaaattttatatcaaatttaattaaggtataataataaacttttaatttggCGATCTCTAACGAATATTCcaagaaaattgttattgtacgtattgcaataaataaaaatttatacttctAAAAATTCATCTTCCAAGCCATGAATGAATGCTCCGCAAGATCCACTTTTCTCTTCAACTTCGGGTCTGTCCGCTTCaactattttttgttttttatccAACGCTTGTTCTATATGACGACGCGACACACCTTTCATGGTCCCCAAAAGGGACATCGCCGAGGCTCTCACGCGAGATGACAAATCACCCATAAGACTGCAAATTTGTGAAAAGGCACAGTCCACCATACGTACATCCTCGCCATCAGAACCAACAACAATACTGTAACATTTAAAAggaacatgtaaaaaaaaagtttactgtaaaatttcatctttaaaacatatttttacttatatactGACTTCTCTGGATACTCCCTGCCCAAAAGCCAAATAAGTTTCAGAACAGCTCGGCGTACAATCTCGTAATCGTCGCGAAGGGCTGCGCAGGCTTCCTTGAAGAAACTCGCAGGGAGCCTGCAACCTCTGTGAGAATGCAATTCTGCCATAGTTTCGAAAGCTTGAGCACGAACCCGTGGATCTTGAGAGCGGGCATAATTGCCAATTAATGTTAAGGTATCATCTGCAGCATTTGCTGTTAGATAACGGCCGATGATAGAAAGACATCGCGTTTGAACACCGTGCCAGGTGTCAGGCAGATGTTCCTGTGCAATTTTCAATACCAGTGCCCTgaatgtacaaaaaatatttctcgtcATTGATTTGCTAATAGAAGAAAGTGTTTTTTACTTCCTTAATCAagacaaatatttaaactttaactgCAAATACACATGAgctaaattttgaaaaagaaaaaagaaaaaaaaaagagctacGAGACACAATAACATATGAGATATGTACACCTTTGATAATCTCCCAACTTTAACAGCGTCGCTAATCCCTGACTCTTGACTCTGTGCGACTCCTCGTTTCGCAGAAGTTCAGCCACTTCATTCACAATTTTTGCCTTTTCCGACTTGTCAGGCGTCACTTCTCCCAATTCAGCAAACACCCAGAAAATCTTGGCTCTAACCGCAACTTTCTTCTCGACAGCAAATCTCTCCGCCAGCTTCTTTATAGCAACGGGAACATCCTCCGGTGCTATGTACGCTATAGCATCCGAAATACGAACGAGCAGTTGCAACGCGTCGTTTCCACTCTTGCATTTTTCCAGGCATTCTATGTAAGCTAACGCCGAGCTGCTGTCGGCACCGTTCTTCGAACCAGACGTCGATAATAGCCTTAGAGTCTTTAACCGTTTGGTTGGCGGCTCATTAACAATCTGGGTAGAAATTTTGTagcttgttaaaataattattttagctaTGCTTCGTGATCGGAATGAAACACGTGATATAATCTTACCGTCTGGCTCTGATTAAATTCAGCTAGCACTCGTTTCTTCATTAAAGCTGCCATTCTTGGAACCAATGTCTTATTTCATTATGGATTTAAGCACTATTTTTCTTCTCagatcaatttatatattctgacattttaatatacatatgatatAACCTCAAACATTCACGAACCCAAAACATACATAAATACCGAATTTGATACGCAGTACTGCCATCTAAACACACAAAAAATCTTAGGTATCGATATCTCAAAACGacttcgataaaaattaatttctgattaatttattaattatgtgattAATTCAACCGACAGAATCGTTTAGAGCagaatttctaaataatatcattgtccctaatatatattttgtatgtttaataaaattaaataaattattacaaattcatatttcaattaagtaaaaatataattctgtcGATGTatgtgttaataaaataatagatatttgataattaatttaattcccgattaagttaatcagaGCTCAGTCGAAATTCTAATTCAATCGATAGAATTTGCTTATATAGCAAAATCTTTAATTGTACATAATTGTACACACCATTGTCTCTGATTTTTTGTTCTTCCATACGCgttaaaaataaggaattaatAAGTCTAtctatgttaataaaatagtacaaGTGTTGctcgataaattaatcaataaaatctGTCCAGGATTGATGGTCATCTCTAATAGTAGCTCGAATTCTAACAGCCTTGATTTTCTTTGAACTATCTTTTCTCTTGAAATTCCtccttttttgaaattacttGTACTattcttgtaataaaataatacattctttttat
Coding sequences:
- the Ints4 gene encoding integrator complex subunit 4 → MAALMKKRVLAEFNQSQTIVNEPPTKRLKTLRLLSTSGSKNGADSSSALAYIECLEKCKSGNDALQLLVRISDAIAYIAPEDVPVAIKKLAERFAVEKKVAVRAKIFWVFAELGEVTPDKSEKAKIVNEVAELLRNEESHRVKSQGLATLLKLGDYQRALVLKIAQEHLPDTWHGVQTRCLSIIGRYLTANAADDTLTLIGNYARSQDPRVRAQAFETMAELHSHRGCRLPASFFKEACAALRDDYEIVRRAVLKLIWLLGREYPENIVVGSDGEDVRMVDCAFSQICSLMGDLSSRVRASAMSLLGTMKGVSRRHIEQALDKKQKIVEADRPEVEEKSGSCGAFIHGLEDEFLEVRTATVEALCTISLEQPSIARISLDFMVDMFNDEIQDVRIRAIESLKKMSSSVTLREDQLETILGALEDFSGEVREGLHAMLAASHLATTNCLYMCVNRLLDNLTRYPQDRESIRSCLAALGASHPYLTLPLVPQLLGRHPFFDTPEPDVDEPSYASVLVLIFNAALHCPSMHALFTEHASKHYHYLRDTMPHLVPRLRPALTSGSGIKMEDMDNEENRGQRGREFLEKMVAGIENARPGGRVHTQLLNTAAIDLDRLAEMDHHMEGAARFAALYIRCLLLLKSVLKECSVSSMTSISANPVPNTNNNIFVLLQHTQKLQRLFSGLGENEIILANDMWLKALAIELVRVTRSATGSALPLARYFLSEADALPQDTSRLPPFSRALVLQIPTLADVKPGSLTRLLLPLLLTPVAQGEERLPRPSATTRFCRAHIEEPRGDADAALKFTGGLLLGIPLNAKILNLRDPSTLRIKLRHPDQQVQLLLPRSADLRMQQSDQKDYRLRTTVLLSHQVWMEPCNVEISLALLLPSSAICTHPPLDDPCVIDLCKPTKVSIAPKAIKRGI